ATTTGCTGTAAAACGAAAGGGCAGACTTAAGCGATTCAGCTGGTTAAAAGGCCTGGGAATAACCTTATTCCCAGGCCTTATTTGCCCTAAGCCCAGAGAGGATTCGATGACGTACATTGCTGCCGAAAACCGCTATGAATCTATCCCGTATCGCCGCGTAGGCCGCAGTGGGTTGGTGCTGCCCGCACTGTCCCTGGGGCTGTGGCACAACTTTGGCGACAGCACCCCGATCGACACCCAGCGCACCCTGTTGCGCACCGCGTTCGACCTAGGGATAAACCACTTCGACCTGGCCAATAACTACGGCCCGCCCTACGGCAGCGCCGAGATCAATTTCGGCCGTTTGCTGCGCGAAGACTTCAAGCAGTACCGCGACGAATTGATCATCTCCAGCAAGGCCGGTTGGGACATGTGGCCCGGCCCATACGGCCAGGGCGGCGGTTCGCGCAAATACGTGCTGGCCAGCCTCGATCAGAGCCTGCAACGCCTGGGCGTCGACTATGTGGATATTTTCTACTCCCACCGTTTTGACGCCGACACCCCGCTGGAAGAAACCGCCAGCGCCCTGGCCACCGCCGTGCAACAAGGCAAGGCGTTGTATATCGGCATCTCGTCGTATTCCGGGGTAAAAACCCGTGAAATCGCGGCGCTGCTCAAAGAGTGGAAAGTACCGCTGCTGATCCACCAGCCGGCCTACAACCTGCTCAACCGCTGGGTGGAAAAAGACCTGCTGGATACCACCGAAGAACTCGGTGCCGGGGTGATCGCCTTCACGCCGCTGGCCCAAGGCTTGCTGACCGACAAATACCTCAACGGCGTGCCGGCCGATGCGCGGGTCAATCGCCCTGGCGGTGGTTCGTTGCAGGCCAAGCACTTGTCCGAAGCCAACATCGCTCACGTGCGTGCGCTGAACGAAATCGCCCAGCGTCGTGGCCAGAGCCTGGCGCAACTGGCGCTGGCCTGGACCTTACGCGACCCACGGGTAACCAGCGCGCTGATTGGTGCCAGCCGGCCGGAGCAGATTATCGAGAACGTCGGGGCGTTGAAGAACTTGAGCTTCAGTGCCGAAGAGCTGGCAGAGATCGATCGGTTTGCGCAGGAAGGTGGGATTAACTTGTGGGAAAAGCCATCGACGGCTGAATAACTCGGTCAGTGTGGGAGGGGGCAAGCCCCCTCCCACATTTGATTTTCAGTGTGGCGACTAGAACGGTACATCCCCAAGAATCGTCGCCCGATGCATCACCCGCCGCTGCGGCCGGTAATCATCGACCGCGTAGTGCTGGGTCACGCGGTTGTCCCAGAACGCGACGTCGTTCTCCTGCCAGCGCCAGCGGATGGTGAATTCGGGGCGCGTCGCGTGGGCGAACAGCAGCTTCAGAATCGCTTCACTCTCGGCCGGTTCCAGTTCGTTTATTTTGGTGGTGAAACCATCACTCACAAACAGCGACTTACGCCCACTCACGGGATGTGTGCGCACCACCGGGTGGGACAACGGCGGGTTCTTCCTGCGGGTTTCTTCCCAGCGCAACAGGTCTTCAGCGGTGTTGCCGAAGCGCTCCAGCGGAAAAGACTTGGTGAAATCGTGGGTGGCGGTGAGCCCGTTGAGCAGCACTTTCAACGGCTCGGACAGCGCCTCGTACGCCGCAATCCCGCTGGCCCACAACGTGTCGCCACCAAACGCCGGCAGCAGCTTGGCGCTGAGCACTGCGCCGAGCGCCGGGGTGGGCAGGAAGGTTACGTCGGTGTGCCATACGGCGTTGTCGCGCACGTCGGTGACGGCGGTGTCGAGGATCAGCACTTCGGGCTGTTCCGGCACGTTGGGGTAGATCGGGTGAATGTGCAGGTCGCCAAAGTTCGCCGCGAAGCGCGCCTGTTGCTGTGGGGTGATGGCTTGGTCGCGAAAGAACAACACTGAGTGAGTCAGCAACGCCTGTTCGATGGCGTCGCGCTGTTCGGGGTTCAACGGTTGCGTGATATCGACGCCGCTGATCTGGGCGCCCAGGGCGGTGCTTAGTGGGGTAACGGTCAGGCTGCTCATTTAATTCTCATCACTCAGTGTGCCTGGCCATGCCAAGGCACTAATTTACGCTGCAGGGCGCGCAGGCCCATTTCCATAGCGAAGGCGATCAGG
The genomic region above belongs to Pseudomonas sp. S35 and contains:
- the mgrA gene encoding L-glyceraldehyde 3-phosphate reductase — translated: MTYIAAENRYESIPYRRVGRSGLVLPALSLGLWHNFGDSTPIDTQRTLLRTAFDLGINHFDLANNYGPPYGSAEINFGRLLREDFKQYRDELIISSKAGWDMWPGPYGQGGGSRKYVLASLDQSLQRLGVDYVDIFYSHRFDADTPLEETASALATAVQQGKALYIGISSYSGVKTREIAALLKEWKVPLLIHQPAYNLLNRWVEKDLLDTTEELGAGVIAFTPLAQGLLTDKYLNGVPADARVNRPGGGSLQAKHLSEANIAHVRALNEIAQRRGQSLAQLALAWTLRDPRVTSALIGASRPEQIIENVGALKNLSFSAEELAEIDRFAQEGGINLWEKPSTAE
- the tauD gene encoding taurine dioxygenase; protein product: MSSLTVTPLSTALGAQISGVDITQPLNPEQRDAIEQALLTHSVLFFRDQAITPQQQARFAANFGDLHIHPIYPNVPEQPEVLILDTAVTDVRDNAVWHTDVTFLPTPALGAVLSAKLLPAFGGDTLWASGIAAYEALSEPLKVLLNGLTATHDFTKSFPLERFGNTAEDLLRWEETRRKNPPLSHPVVRTHPVSGRKSLFVSDGFTTKINELEPAESEAILKLLFAHATRPEFTIRWRWQENDVAFWDNRVTQHYAVDDYRPQRRVMHRATILGDVPF